One Thermosphaera aggregans DNA segment encodes these proteins:
- the upp gene encoding uracil phosphoribosyltransferase has protein sequence MFEVQVVNRKYAHHILTLLRNKDSSQIEFRKGLVKLGRILGMEIAEDMETEEAVVETPLGVKVKGIRIKDMDNTIIVTVLRAAWPLTEGLIKVFYNARQGVIAAKRVEEKGMQNYEFEIDVSYVKMPSVTSNDVVIISDVMVATGSTLARILEEVVKKGRAKKYYIASVLSTPVAVAKLRDKADELGVDLKMYAIWIDPEVNQKGYIVPGLGDAGDRAFGS, from the coding sequence GTGTTCGAGGTTCAGGTTGTAAACAGGAAGTATGCTCATCACATCCTAACTCTTTTAAGGAATAAGGATTCCTCGCAGATAGAGTTCAGGAAAGGCCTCGTCAAGCTAGGCAGGATCCTTGGAATGGAGATAGCCGAGGACATGGAGACTGAGGAAGCGGTTGTTGAGACACCGCTTGGCGTTAAGGTTAAAGGGATCAGGATTAAGGACATGGATAACACGATAATCGTCACTGTCTTAAGGGCTGCATGGCCTTTGACGGAGGGACTTATAAAAGTCTTCTACAATGCTAGGCAGGGCGTTATCGCTGCGAAAAGAGTTGAGGAGAAGGGAATGCAGAACTATGAGTTCGAAATAGATGTTTCATATGTTAAAATGCCCTCTGTAACCTCTAACGATGTAGTGATTATAAGTGACGTCATGGTTGCAACAGGCTCCACGCTTGCAAGAATTCTTGAGGAGGTTGTGAAGAAGGGGAGGGCTAAGAAGTATTATATTGCATCAGTTCTCTCAACACCTGTAGCGGTGGCAAAGCTCAGGGATAAGGCGGACGAGCTCGGCGTGGATTTGAAAATGTACGCTATATGGATAGATCCCGAGGTGAATCAGAAAGGTTACATAGTGCCAGGGCTCGGGGACGCTGGCGACAGGGCTTTCGGATCCTAG
- a CDS encoding MATE family efflux transporter, translated as MARGEENLEIKARDPATEAYLVRALKTTIPLVLVETVSSLYSLADTYFVSGLGEEALAGVGVAGYILWLYTVVFALFQAPLMILVSQSIGAGLREKARGVIGEVCVKGGFTILLVTIAYYLASPVFLAVQSGLSGTVYDNALTYLLIRVAGLPVFYFSMCFDTAIIATARTKITLLVNTLGLTANIILDPLLIYGYLGFPRLGIAGAAYATVISSVFTIPLQLHYLGKLGLKPALRNGNSFFTKIISLGAPAFLERLVFSLGNNVYAGVISRISPRVMAAHNIGLRIESLIYMPGFAFATTASTLVGQKIGEGRVDEAHKVGFETIKLGALTMGLLGLVVAAGGRVLVTPFSPDEEIAGLAATYLLIAGLSELGLGLSMVVGGAIRGAGNTKIPFLVNTASLYLFRVAPSILLSKPLGVIGPWLAMFLDVYARGIILLAVYRRMFHKLAVKHV; from the coding sequence TTGGCGCGAGGAGAGGAAAACCTGGAGATTAAAGCCAGGGATCCGGCTACGGAGGCATACCTGGTCAGGGCTTTGAAAACCACGATACCCTTGGTCCTCGTGGAAACCGTCTCCAGTCTCTACTCACTAGCAGACACCTACTTTGTATCCGGTCTCGGCGAGGAAGCCCTCGCAGGGGTTGGAGTAGCAGGCTATATTCTATGGCTTTACACCGTGGTTTTCGCACTATTCCAAGCTCCTTTAATGATTCTTGTATCCCAATCCATCGGTGCTGGTCTGAGAGAGAAGGCTCGCGGAGTAATCGGCGAGGTTTGCGTGAAAGGGGGCTTTACAATCCTCCTAGTGACAATAGCGTACTATCTAGCATCCCCAGTCTTTCTAGCGGTTCAGTCAGGATTATCGGGCACCGTCTATGATAACGCACTAACATATCTTTTAATACGAGTAGCCGGTCTCCCGGTCTTCTATTTCTCAATGTGTTTCGACACCGCGATAATAGCTACAGCCAGGACTAAGATAACCCTGCTGGTGAACACGCTCGGTTTAACCGCTAACATAATCCTCGACCCCTTGCTCATATACGGCTACCTCGGCTTCCCTAGGCTAGGCATTGCCGGTGCTGCGTACGCTACGGTAATATCCAGTGTTTTCACGATCCCGTTGCAGCTCCACTACCTCGGCAAACTAGGTCTCAAACCCGCTCTACGCAATGGCAACAGCTTTTTCACAAAAATAATCAGCCTTGGAGCCCCGGCATTCCTTGAAAGACTAGTCTTCTCCCTGGGTAACAATGTTTACGCAGGCGTTATCTCTCGAATCAGCCCCCGGGTCATGGCAGCCCATAACATAGGGCTGAGGATTGAAAGCCTCATCTATATGCCAGGCTTCGCGTTCGCTACAACAGCTTCGACGCTTGTAGGGCAGAAGATCGGGGAAGGAAGGGTTGACGAGGCTCATAAAGTAGGGTTTGAAACAATAAAGCTAGGGGCATTGACCATGGGGTTGCTGGGGCTCGTGGTTGCGGCTGGCGGCAGGGTTCTGGTAACCCCTTTCTCGCCTGACGAGGAGATCGCAGGATTAGCGGCCACGTACCTGCTTATCGCAGGGCTTAGCGAGCTCGGGCTCGGTCTCTCAATGGTTGTTGGAGGAGCGATAAGAGGGGCTGGAAACACTAAAATACCCTTCCTAGTCAACACCGCCTCCCTCTACCTGTTCAGAGTGGCTCCTTCAATACTTCTCTCAAAACCCCTGGGCGTGATCGGTCCTTGGCTGGCAATGTTCCTCGACGTGTATGCGAGAGGCATCATCCTCCTCGCTGTTTACAGGAGAATGTTTCATAAGCTAGCTGTAAAGCATGTTTAG
- a CDS encoding radical SAM protein: MEETMGSCKLCGRASPVISSVIGVCAECLRSRGGEALSIAREAHAKYRAGLGLPVTPPRAEEGVRCSICVNNCVIPESGKGFCGIWVSEKGLLKTVAGVDASIGYYYFDPLPTNCVATPVCPAATGKGYPKYAVNPRVEHGFYNLAVFFAGCSLDCLFCQNWEHKDMVAEPESRKRPVFNVDELLRAGLNSKVTCVCFFGGDPGPHVVFALKFSRQLLKEARERSFVKRICWETNGLVHPSLFKEMVKLSLESGGIVKVDWKAWNPWIYEALTGVDGVKALEYLKTNVKTALEVWNERREIPILVVSMLLVPGYVDEVEVANVAEYVSSLNPETPLILLAFHPNHLLRDLPPTSTRHAMKAYEEAVNKGLKNVYVGNEWLLGNYY; the protein is encoded by the coding sequence TTGGAGGAAACCATGGGTAGCTGCAAGCTCTGCGGGAGGGCCTCCCCTGTCATTAGCAGTGTGATCGGTGTATGCGCCGAATGCTTGAGAAGTAGAGGGGGTGAAGCGTTAAGCATTGCCCGCGAAGCCCACGCCAAGTATAGGGCAGGGCTAGGGTTACCGGTGACGCCTCCGCGAGCTGAGGAAGGGGTTAGATGCAGTATCTGCGTCAACAATTGCGTGATACCTGAGTCGGGGAAGGGGTTCTGCGGGATCTGGGTTTCCGAGAAAGGGTTATTGAAAACCGTAGCGGGCGTGGATGCTTCCATAGGTTACTATTATTTCGACCCCTTACCCACGAACTGCGTTGCCACACCAGTCTGCCCAGCCGCAACCGGAAAGGGTTATCCCAAGTATGCTGTAAACCCCAGGGTTGAACACGGGTTTTACAACCTTGCAGTTTTCTTCGCAGGATGCAGCCTAGACTGCTTGTTCTGCCAGAACTGGGAGCATAAAGACATGGTTGCCGAGCCTGAATCAAGGAAGCGGCCTGTTTTCAATGTGGATGAGCTTCTACGAGCAGGCTTGAACAGCAAGGTGACCTGCGTATGCTTCTTCGGCGGCGACCCAGGGCCTCACGTAGTGTTCGCTCTCAAGTTTTCACGACAGCTTTTAAAGGAAGCTCGTGAAAGAAGCTTTGTTAAAAGAATCTGCTGGGAGACCAATGGACTCGTCCACCCCTCTTTATTCAAGGAGATGGTGAAGCTCAGCTTGGAATCCGGCGGCATTGTAAAGGTTGATTGGAAGGCTTGGAACCCTTGGATTTACGAGGCTTTAACAGGCGTGGATGGAGTAAAAGCTCTCGAGTATTTGAAAACAAATGTTAAGACCGCATTAGAGGTTTGGAATGAGAGAAGGGAAATACCAATACTTGTTGTCAGCATGCTACTGGTTCCAGGGTACGTGGACGAGGTAGAGGTAGCGAACGTTGCAGAATATGTTTCCTCGCTGAACCCTGAAACACCCTTAATCCTGCTGGCATTCCACCCCAACCACCTGCTCAGGGATCTTCCTCCCACAAGCACGAGGCATGCCATGAAAGCTTATGAAGAAGCCGTGAACAAGGGTTTAAAGAACGTATATGTAGGGAATGAGTGGTTGCTCGGCAACTATTACTAA
- a CDS encoding L-threonylcarbamoyladenylate synthase, which produces MTIVFRLKGFEQDCFEIRYAAGVLMRGGLVAFPTETVYGLGALVWDEGAVSKIFQVKGRPSDNPLIVHVSSIEMVEKVASRIPEDAYKLMEKAWPGPLTIVLPKSERVPRIVTAGLDTVAVRMPSHPVALSLIRETGEPVAAPSANPSGKPSPTSGTHVVRDLIGRVEVILDAGETLYGVESTVVNIVTEPPVLLRPGAIPVEEVEKILGRKILIPEFAKGLGQVEKPLAPGMKYRHYAPEAKLVLVEPSSYTRECLKALAEYIKTQALAGSDGKPCILATLETLQHYSGVGAETFTLGSRENPFEIARNLFTILRKVDEEECSIVYAEGFPDQGLGLTIMNRLRKAASEKHLINC; this is translated from the coding sequence TTGACAATTGTTTTCAGGCTGAAGGGTTTCGAGCAGGATTGTTTCGAAATACGGTATGCCGCCGGAGTGCTCATGAGAGGCGGCTTAGTCGCGTTTCCCACAGAAACTGTTTACGGGCTTGGAGCACTGGTTTGGGATGAGGGAGCTGTCTCCAAGATTTTCCAAGTGAAGGGGAGGCCTAGCGATAATCCATTAATAGTTCACGTATCCTCTATTGAAATGGTTGAGAAGGTTGCTTCGCGGATACCTGAGGATGCTTACAAGTTGATGGAGAAGGCTTGGCCAGGCCCTCTCACAATAGTCCTGCCTAAAAGCGAAAGGGTTCCCAGGATCGTTACAGCAGGGCTTGACACTGTTGCTGTCAGAATGCCCTCCCACCCGGTTGCTCTATCCCTTATAAGGGAGACTGGAGAGCCGGTAGCTGCTCCTAGCGCGAACCCATCAGGGAAGCCCAGTCCGACAAGCGGAACCCATGTAGTCAGGGATTTGATCGGCAGGGTTGAAGTAATCCTTGACGCTGGAGAAACCCTTTATGGGGTTGAGTCAACAGTGGTGAACATTGTCACGGAACCCCCTGTATTGTTGAGACCTGGTGCTATACCTGTTGAGGAAGTCGAGAAAATACTGGGGAGGAAGATACTTATCCCAGAGTTTGCTAAAGGCTTGGGACAGGTGGAGAAACCGCTTGCCCCAGGCATGAAGTACAGGCATTACGCTCCGGAGGCGAAGCTGGTGCTTGTCGAACCCTCTTCTTACACTCGGGAATGCCTTAAAGCATTGGCTGAGTACATAAAGACCCAGGCCTTGGCTGGAAGCGATGGGAAACCATGCATACTGGCAACCTTGGAGACCCTTCAGCACTACTCAGGTGTTGGAGCTGAAACGTTCACGCTGGGATCTAGGGAGAACCCCTTCGAGATTGCTCGAAACCTTTTCACCATCCTGAGAAAAGTTGATGAGGAAGAGTGCTCCATAGTGTATGCCGAGGGATTCCCTGACCAGGGGCTAGGACTAACCATTATGAACAGGCTGAGAAAAGCGGCTAGTGAAAAGCACTTGATAAACTGTTGA
- a CDS encoding S8 family serine peptidase, protein MKKILVLISILLLTGLIIPVATPVTSESVAARSGFGKAFVSPFLNDDSFWSIGAYAEDPSLLSFDAPEEPFTLVNEGRETGRVIIVLDKATPISVLKGKTAGLLGAFPTHLYNVIFAIVTRDQVEPLSRTPGVLAILPDVRIDALINKEARAIQELLAEEPAQTGGLEAFDYSSYHYTLNITGALDTWATYGITGEEVTLAIIDTGVDFGSPGLGLDSIARDKKTGLPLILDVSSLGLVLTPVAGQDVGEGYIYVNASELYVFQPPYYVWKWTNQLWVRVSGCRSANIWVPWLANSTWYIGNITRYGPVKFGLMLQYMTTSVAGTSTTIYYTVPIIVVDSDGDGSYDTLYADTTTALYLLRQALAPSPCSVNIPGTLGLTPDFSFADEEPIRYGNEVIARDLDGDGLTDYSIGTLAGGVYDAAFAILLDKIGIWRNYVLPLPPLNGYQTTEILSIPEIWRGEPVAFIWPGLDPEGDYVVLEYDYNSHGTYCANTAAGRGIYAQTGYGVRSIAGQAPAVKLGAAPGLYYGTVATAIYFFSGFDIVTPYGEGSIYLWPNLLANPWIAFEGYTWSWAYIGEHQVDITSNSWGASGWALWGWNTGFDPTSVIFDYTIITSGTIHFVAAGNGGPGYGTVSSPAASTLAISVGAATEFTYRPLYGYLWPGSSRQVITWSNRGPSELGVVKPDVVAVGAFAWAVGRTWDALGNVYGIRNLTGWLAYNLFSGTSQATPMSAGVGALVVSAYKAKYGERMPPHLLKTILMNTAQDMGFDELSQGAGFVNAYKAVKAVLDGNIPLVYSTSILNDLLSETALSYELMTYGDVLTGSWFEPKIFIPSVRAGARATRPLTVKGAGSYEIYPMVLKQVNTTGICDITLGVLDPTVITACNGDQLNFSVTAATRYGHLVLDIEALKTYDYFEIEVIYPYEYFEAGGRAGAYSLRIGTSIAELAYWIDGNADGVFSWSETARMMYDIRRANALRIQYGDLEGSIAEIENLARELMGVDPTQYPRYLVMRLGVSGATYRGTLPVKVRVVGYKYQSWDAVTVSPSRFILSGGERTVTVTVKGPSTPGFYSGYIVVVEKTKSLRYLVPISFFVPIELRGTRPIVLNPVEELTPRKNTYLRGAFDYTWRYESGDWRVFKVVVPPTFKNIWGLGIQVTWPTFNNENYASNLDVHFYGPYTYYMVDDETSLVYEFKAPGLQLAAELTRDPAGGSSYNPTRFWDSVAPGLSVIVSPMSGPGIYRLVVRNIQFRGAEYVEPFTVTLTPLTMSSVKIHNPAAGKIHYTVIINAPSQFQPDVVYYTGEGVYTSPLTGETYYVEDVSELGLSVSLGTPLTSSGRYRFTATITYTGETPQASYILPLSAVMKYPVTTSGWLNVNATVYFYWDEIPVYLKFDI, encoded by the coding sequence ATGAAGAAAATACTTGTACTAATATCTATCCTACTCTTAACCGGGTTAATCATCCCTGTAGCTACTCCTGTGACATCTGAGTCGGTAGCAGCTAGGTCTGGCTTCGGTAAAGCATTCGTAAGCCCGTTCCTCAACGATGACTCATTCTGGAGTATTGGAGCATATGCTGAGGATCCAAGCCTGTTATCCTTTGACGCTCCCGAAGAGCCTTTCACGCTTGTGAACGAGGGTAGGGAGACAGGCAGAGTCATAATAGTGTTGGATAAAGCAACACCTATCAGCGTTTTAAAAGGAAAAACAGCAGGGTTACTAGGAGCATTCCCCACACACCTGTACAACGTGATCTTCGCGATTGTTACCAGGGATCAGGTTGAGCCCTTATCCAGGACGCCTGGAGTGCTAGCTATCCTACCCGATGTCAGGATTGATGCTTTGATAAATAAGGAGGCAAGGGCGATTCAGGAGCTCTTGGCAGAGGAGCCGGCTCAAACCGGGGGTTTAGAAGCCTTTGACTACAGCAGCTATCACTACACCTTGAACATAACGGGCGCGCTGGATACATGGGCAACCTACGGCATCACTGGAGAAGAGGTTACGCTCGCAATCATAGACACGGGTGTCGACTTCGGATCACCCGGGCTTGGCTTAGACTCAATAGCCAGGGACAAAAAGACTGGTCTCCCGTTAATCCTGGACGTGAGCAGTCTCGGACTAGTCTTAACACCGGTTGCAGGCCAGGATGTGGGAGAAGGATACATTTACGTAAACGCTTCAGAGCTATACGTGTTCCAGCCTCCATACTATGTTTGGAAGTGGACCAACCAGCTGTGGGTCAGGGTGTCGGGGTGTAGATCCGCGAACATATGGGTTCCATGGCTCGCTAACTCAACATGGTATATTGGTAACATAACCCGTTATGGGCCTGTGAAGTTTGGATTAATGCTCCAGTACATGACAACCTCGGTCGCAGGCACTTCAACAACCATTTACTACACAGTGCCGATTATAGTGGTAGACAGTGATGGCGACGGATCCTATGACACCTTATACGCTGACACTACCACCGCTCTCTACCTGTTAAGGCAGGCCCTGGCTCCAAGCCCCTGTAGCGTGAACATACCGGGAACCCTAGGCTTAACCCCCGACTTCTCCTTCGCCGACGAGGAACCAATTAGATACGGGAACGAGGTGATAGCAAGAGATCTCGATGGTGATGGCTTAACAGACTACTCTATTGGAACGCTTGCAGGAGGCGTTTACGATGCAGCCTTCGCTATACTCTTAGACAAGATTGGCATCTGGAGGAATTATGTCCTCCCGCTCCCACCGCTCAATGGTTACCAAACCACCGAGATTTTATCAATACCTGAGATATGGAGGGGCGAGCCGGTAGCCTTTATATGGCCAGGTCTGGACCCTGAAGGAGACTACGTGGTTTTAGAATACGATTACAACAGCCATGGAACATACTGCGCGAACACTGCTGCAGGCAGGGGCATCTACGCGCAAACAGGCTACGGGGTTAGAAGCATTGCGGGCCAGGCTCCAGCAGTAAAGCTTGGAGCCGCCCCAGGCCTCTACTACGGGACCGTGGCAACAGCGATATACTTCTTCAGCGGTTTCGACATAGTAACTCCGTACGGGGAGGGATCAATATATCTCTGGCCCAACCTGCTCGCGAACCCGTGGATAGCTTTCGAAGGCTACACGTGGAGCTGGGCATACATCGGGGAGCACCAGGTCGACATCACTAGCAATTCCTGGGGCGCGAGCGGCTGGGCCCTATGGGGCTGGAACACAGGCTTCGACCCCACTAGCGTGATATTCGACTACACCATAATCACGTCTGGAACAATTCACTTCGTCGCAGCCGGTAATGGTGGTCCAGGATACGGCACGGTTTCATCGCCCGCTGCCTCAACCCTCGCGATAAGTGTTGGAGCCGCCACGGAGTTCACCTACAGACCGCTCTACGGCTACCTCTGGCCGGGCTCGAGCAGGCAGGTTATCACGTGGAGCAACAGGGGTCCAAGCGAGCTGGGTGTTGTGAAGCCTGACGTCGTAGCTGTGGGAGCTTTCGCGTGGGCTGTCGGCAGGACATGGGATGCCCTAGGCAATGTTTACGGCATAAGAAACCTCACGGGATGGCTGGCATACAACCTGTTCAGCGGAACCAGCCAGGCAACCCCGATGTCCGCTGGTGTTGGAGCACTAGTGGTTTCAGCGTACAAGGCTAAGTATGGTGAGAGGATGCCGCCGCACTTGTTGAAGACCATTTTAATGAATACCGCGCAGGACATGGGCTTCGACGAGCTTTCCCAGGGAGCCGGCTTCGTCAACGCTTACAAGGCCGTCAAGGCAGTGCTGGATGGCAATATTCCACTGGTCTATTCAACAAGCATTCTCAACGACCTGTTGAGCGAGACAGCTCTGTCATATGAGTTAATGACCTATGGCGATGTATTAACAGGGAGCTGGTTTGAACCGAAAATATTCATCCCATCAGTCAGGGCCGGGGCAAGAGCCACCAGGCCGTTAACAGTGAAGGGTGCTGGAAGCTACGAGATCTATCCCATGGTTTTGAAACAGGTTAACACTACAGGGATTTGTGATATAACGCTCGGTGTGCTCGATCCAACCGTAATCACCGCGTGCAACGGTGATCAGCTAAACTTCAGCGTAACAGCAGCTACAAGGTATGGACACTTAGTGCTTGACATAGAGGCTTTAAAAACCTACGACTACTTTGAGATCGAGGTCATATACCCGTACGAGTACTTTGAAGCCGGTGGCAGGGCAGGAGCTTACAGCCTGCGGATTGGGACATCGATAGCTGAGCTCGCCTACTGGATAGATGGGAACGCGGACGGCGTATTCTCCTGGAGTGAAACCGCTAGAATGATGTACGATATTAGGAGGGCCAACGCGCTCAGGATTCAGTATGGAGACCTAGAGGGAAGCATTGCCGAGATTGAAAACCTTGCAAGGGAGCTGATGGGGGTCGACCCTACACAGTATCCAAGGTATCTGGTTATGAGGCTTGGAGTATCAGGCGCAACCTACAGGGGCACCCTCCCCGTGAAGGTGAGGGTTGTAGGGTACAAGTATCAGAGCTGGGATGCCGTGACTGTTAGCCCCTCAAGGTTCATACTATCCGGTGGCGAGAGAACGGTCACGGTTACCGTTAAGGGCCCGTCAACCCCTGGCTTCTACAGCGGCTACATCGTGGTTGTTGAGAAGACAAAGAGTCTGAGATACCTTGTACCGATCTCATTCTTCGTGCCAATAGAGCTGAGAGGGACCAGGCCGATCGTGTTAAACCCTGTCGAGGAGCTAACCCCGAGGAAGAACACGTATCTGAGAGGAGCATTCGACTACACGTGGAGGTATGAGTCAGGAGATTGGAGAGTGTTCAAGGTTGTCGTGCCTCCAACCTTTAAGAACATATGGGGGCTCGGCATACAGGTGACTTGGCCAACCTTTAACAATGAAAACTATGCCAGCAACCTGGACGTACACTTCTACGGGCCTTACACGTACTACATGGTTGACGATGAAACCTCGCTAGTATATGAGTTCAAGGCGCCTGGTCTACAGCTGGCTGCTGAGCTGACAAGGGACCCAGCCGGTGGAAGCAGCTACAACCCGACAAGATTCTGGGATAGCGTGGCCCCAGGGTTGTCAGTTATTGTTAGCCCGATGTCCGGTCCTGGAATATACAGGCTTGTTGTGAGGAACATACAGTTCAGGGGAGCAGAATACGTTGAGCCCTTCACTGTGACCCTGACCCCGCTTACAATGTCATCGGTGAAGATCCACAACCCCGCGGCCGGCAAGATACACTACACGGTCATCATCAACGCTCCAAGCCAGTTCCAGCCTGACGTGGTGTACTACACTGGGGAAGGAGTCTACACGTCACCATTAACCGGTGAAACATATTATGTTGAAGATGTTTCCGAGCTTGGACTATCAGTGAGCCTTGGAACCCCATTGACCAGCTCGGGCAGGTACAGGTTTACGGCAACAATAACATACACGGGCGAGACCCCGCAGGCATCCTACATACTACCTCTCTCAGCAGTGATGAAATACCCTGTTACGACTTCAGGTTGGCTAAACGTCAACGCAACAGTCTACTTCTACTGGGACGAGATACCTGTCTACTTGAAGTTCGACATCTAA
- a CDS encoding KaiC domain-containing protein, whose protein sequence is MERLPTGVRGLDELIEGGIPKGFTVVAVGEPGTGKTVFSIQFTATGLARGEKCIYVTTEESRESIINQAARLGFDFEDALRKGSLVIIDALMWEYGDVWSIKELDVEELISKVIEAKKYLGPGHTRLVVDSMSAFWLDKPVMARKYSYMLKRGLAKWDLTIVATAQYAVTSALGFGFGVEHVADGILRFRKAIISGVLKKLLIIEKMRQTNHDRRVFEIEVRDGEGLVVVKPIEISGDALRRLSPSPYFEEGEVRF, encoded by the coding sequence TTGGAGAGGCTTCCAACAGGGGTTAGAGGGCTTGACGAGCTAATAGAGGGCGGAATACCTAAGGGATTCACGGTAGTAGCTGTTGGAGAACCGGGAACTGGCAAAACAGTTTTCTCAATACAGTTCACAGCCACGGGACTAGCAAGAGGTGAGAAATGCATATACGTTACAACGGAGGAGTCGAGGGAGAGCATTATCAACCAGGCGGCGAGGCTTGGCTTCGATTTTGAGGACGCCTTGAGAAAAGGAAGCCTTGTCATCATAGACGCGTTGATGTGGGAGTACGGGGATGTTTGGAGCATTAAGGAACTGGATGTGGAGGAGTTGATCTCTAAGGTGATAGAAGCCAAGAAGTACTTGGGCCCTGGTCACACAAGGCTAGTAGTTGACTCAATGAGCGCTTTCTGGCTAGATAAGCCGGTGATGGCTAGAAAGTACAGTTACATGTTGAAGAGAGGTCTGGCGAAGTGGGATTTAACAATAGTGGCTACGGCTCAGTACGCTGTTACATCAGCCCTTGGATTCGGGTTCGGAGTGGAGCACGTGGCTGACGGCATACTAAGGTTCAGGAAAGCCATCATATCAGGAGTGCTCAAGAAACTCCTCATAATCGAGAAGATGAGACAGACAAACCATGATAGAAGAGTTTTCGAAATAGAGGTTAGGGATGGAGAAGGCTTGGTTGTTGTAAAACCGATCGAAATATCGGGGGATGCCCTCCGGAGGCTAAGTCCTTCTCCTTACTTCGAGGAAGGCGAGGTCAGGTTTTAA
- a CDS encoding nucleotidyltransferase family protein, translated as MTAVVLAGGMGTRFHPYTEVVPKPMIPIGVDEKPVLEYIVRWLSRFGVKKFIFLVNYRWKYIQNYFGDGSRFNVEIKYSIDEPDGYTNTGGSILKAYREGLFTGTAIIWYGDILAPLNVEDLLRYHQDKGGDLTLVVTKKYKVPVGVATLGNDFSIIGMREKPDLDINATIGVGVLETRVLDDELEKDLGLDFDFMGDLVPWLIMRGSKIYGYVYSGDWFDVGSLEKYKKLDNNYLSELFKV; from the coding sequence GTGACTGCTGTAGTATTGGCAGGCGGGATGGGCACACGCTTCCATCCTTACACCGAGGTTGTTCCGAAACCCATGATCCCAATAGGTGTTGACGAGAAACCTGTTCTTGAATACATTGTCAGATGGCTTAGCAGATTCGGCGTGAAAAAGTTCATCTTCCTGGTTAACTATCGGTGGAAGTATATTCAAAACTACTTCGGAGACGGATCACGCTTCAACGTTGAAATCAAATACTCTATCGACGAGCCAGACGGGTATACCAACACAGGCGGCTCAATACTTAAAGCATACAGGGAAGGATTATTCACAGGCACGGCCATAATATGGTATGGAGACATACTGGCACCTCTGAACGTTGAAGACCTGCTCCGCTACCATCAGGATAAGGGGGGCGATTTAACATTAGTGGTTACTAAGAAGTACAAGGTGCCAGTTGGCGTGGCTACTCTTGGCAACGATTTCTCAATAATAGGGATGAGGGAAAAGCCTGATTTAGATATCAATGCCACCATAGGCGTAGGCGTTCTCGAGACAAGGGTGCTTGACGACGAGTTGGAGAAGGATCTCGGATTAGACTTCGACTTCATGGGAGACCTGGTACCGTGGTTGATCATGAGGGGTTCGAAAATTTACGGCTACGTTTACAGCGGGGACTGGTTCGACGTGGGAAGCTTGGAGAAGTATAAAAAACTGGACAACAACTATTTGAGCGAGCTTTTCAAGGTATAA
- a CDS encoding metallophosphoesterase family protein — protein sequence MRVLAFSDLHGNVDVLKMLAKRLEGENFDYMLIAGDLTNADLISDPESVLKQVYEVFHLIESLEIPYYFVWGIPFRELTIVLSLALRKASKDHPRMKAYSRKEYQDLLRIGKETESLISSLKHGKCLEHGRVESLGKYKITSTPQLVDGKTVFLVHHFKKLTNALIQIEGHVHYGQKLNNYLNLGFLYRDDSHGAKPMIGCYWVLKFDKTGVNAEWVNMGENLKEYKCPRHPEQGVFYIPVNWKKCPVCYDPRKNKELLRSKGLH from the coding sequence TTGAGGGTTCTAGCCTTTAGCGATCTCCACGGCAATGTTGATGTTTTGAAAATGCTTGCGAAAAGGCTGGAAGGAGAGAATTTTGACTACATGTTGATCGCGGGTGATTTAACCAATGCAGATTTAATCAGTGATCCAGAGAGTGTTTTGAAACAGGTGTATGAGGTTTTCCACTTAATTGAGAGTTTAGAGATCCCTTACTATTTCGTATGGGGGATTCCATTCAGGGAATTAACAATAGTGCTTTCGTTAGCTCTGAGAAAGGCTTCCAAGGATCACCCCCGTATGAAAGCGTATTCAAGAAAGGAGTACCAGGATTTGTTAAGGATAGGTAAGGAGACGGAATCACTGATTTCCTCCCTCAAGCACGGCAAGTGCTTGGAGCACGGCAGGGTTGAAAGCCTCGGCAAGTATAAGATAACATCGACGCCTCAACTGGTCGATGGTAAAACAGTGTTCCTCGTACACCATTTCAAGAAGCTTACAAACGCGTTGATCCAAATAGAAGGGCATGTCCACTATGGTCAAAAACTCAACAACTACCTGAACCTGGGCTTCCTATACAGGGATGACTCCCATGGGGCTAAGCCAATGATTGGTTGCTACTGGGTTTTAAAGTTTGATAAGACAGGCGTCAATGCTGAATGGGTTAACATGGGCGAGAATTTGAAAGAATATAAGTGCCCCCGTCATCCGGAACAAGGGGTCTTCTACATACCTGTTAACTGGAAAAAATGCCCAGTATGCTACGACCCGAGGAAGAACAAGGAGCTGTTGCGGAGTAAGGGCTTGCATTGA